One Dioscorea cayenensis subsp. rotundata cultivar TDr96_F1 chromosome 19, TDr96_F1_v2_PseudoChromosome.rev07_lg8_w22 25.fasta, whole genome shotgun sequence genomic window, AATTGAATCtcattaaaacattttaaaattgataagaGTTTGCATCAAGGATGAGattatatttccaaaaatataaatagttattaTGTGCAAAAGATCTCAATATTCATATGCGCATGGCCACACCCTGACTTGTTCTGTTGATATTTATGCACGTCTCTGTTTTTCTTAACAGTCAAGCCcttggccaaaaaaaaaatttgagggtTCATAGGTTTATTCACAATTTTTCCctgaattaaaaattattttaaaacaaaaatactgCAAATAATATACTCTCAAAATATGCTTaaaatctaaatatattttaacttttGAAAGCATCCCAACTCTAGAAGACTCAACTCAAGCACCGTGCAAGTGTaatcaaatcaatataaatagtaattgtCGAAGTTTTCAATTGAATCAATCTGAAACATGACTCCTAGTCACAATATCTTTTTATGGATGGACGGAGACAATTAATGGCACATTCTATGAGTATGCAAGTACCTAAATTAATAGAGCTTGCATGCAGCACATACGTGGAAGGCAGGAGGAGATAGAATAAGGGTAGCTTTAAACCATGGCTTGGGTAGGGAAACATGAGAATAAAATACTAGTACATTTGTGGAgataacaacaagaagaaaggaaaattatGAAGATGGCATATTAATATATAGGTGGAGGTGGGGGGAAGGGACATTATTGAAGATTTTTCTTTAAGTAACATGCATTAGTTTGGCTAGCTTCTTGTCTTTCAGGGACAAGACCGGCCTTAGGCATAGGGTACTAAAATCTAAAACATATGTCTAAAATCCCTGATTTGTTAGGCCCcataattcataattttatttttaaaaattatatttaaaattttcatttattactatcattttatttatatgaccATCTTgttaagaatttttaattttttttaaatataaaattattttatttaattgatttatgataatattgaagtatgttaattttattttatcattagaTTAGAGGGCATTATTTTTAGAGCcacaattcatgattttttttaaaaaaattaaatttaaaaatttttatttatttatttattattattattttatcaattagaattttaatttattaccaATGGTCGGTGTTGAGCCTTGCTCTACACACGTGCTCTGGGGTTCTGGTGCTTATCgtctttcttaaaaaaaaaaaagaattttaattttttttttaagatgtagaactttgatttatcttgtatatttatgatcatattatttttatgtttattatatcatttgttatttaatattttttttattatttttctttttgtaagtTTGCCTAGGGCCAATTTTGCACTAAAGACCGGGCCTACATGGCGAGGTTGATAAGAAGACTGAAGATAAGAATGTTAATGAGTCCCATATCTTCTTGAGAGAATATAACCTAACAGAACAAgcgaacatatatatatatatatatatatatatttagtgcATAAAGATTATATTCAAGAGAACAATAAAGAAATCAAGCAGAGCTATCAGaacatttatattatatatataagttcatGCTGTGCATGACTTCTTTGTGTAGGTAGGATGACTTGGAACAACATGACAATTGGTAGTTGTATTGATAGCAAAGACAAATTTTAGCTATAAATTTACTGTTCAAAAGCAATTAATGTGATGATATGTAAAGAAAGGTTCTGAAGTGACGtgaaattttacttttttttttaatcttattttttcatgACTTACTAATAATGCGTAGTAATTAACAACATGATGATTAATTTCCGTAACCAGGACACAGAAATAGGGATCACAAAGGATTTGCTCTGCTGTTGGTATCATCACTCTTCAGGGCTGGAGTTGTTGTTGTCTTTCTAATTTGTTAAAATTTCTTTGCTACTTATTACTCCAGTACTGTTCCCATGACATACGTTGTATTTCTTGATGAACAACTACGTACGTACGTTTTGAATTGAGTTCTATTGTCTATTACAAAAATAGATTAACCACATGTAGAACTGACGGATATTTAAGGTGCAGAGAGAACTACAAGAAGATATAAAAGATTGTTGGGATGACTATTGACTACTCATAAGTCATGCTGAACAAAAGTTACAAACGTACACTCTATATCACATACTCTACCGTACaacatgtatataaaaataaaatagcatgATAATTAAAGACACTTGAAATTCGTCCAAGGAATAGTGAAGATCATCAAGCACTGAAAAATAAGTAAGCTTAAcagtaatttaaatttgaaacagCATCAGAAATATGTAAAGGACAATAAAACAAGGGGTAAACAAGAGCCATTGCATTTGCATTGCATCAGCATAGTTGAAAAACTTAATACAAATGCCTCATttcctctcttcctctctttctctctccctctctctatACAAAAGTGCAAACAGGCCAAAGACAAAGAACCACTATGCATGCATGATTCAAATGACATAGACGCCTGATCTGTTAAATCAGAAATGAAGATCAGGGACCCAGGAGtgtcccccacacacacactgtTCTTTTTCTCTTGCCACACATTAACTGCAACATCAGAGAAGCATGTGACCAAGAATGGCCATTGCTGACTCCATATCCTTGCTCTGCAAGAGGCCGCTAATGCTGTGCTCCACTGTGACTGTTAAACTGCTCACACTGTGCAAGACTGCTGTTTGCTCAGTCTCAGGGCATGTATAGTTTATTCCCACATTTGCATCGCCACGCCTCCGGGTAGTATTCGGCGATCACTGGAATGCCTGGAGGCACCGGTACATGCACTGGGTTGCATGGTGTGCAGTTTCCACACTTGGACTTGCATCTCGGAGGATATGAACCTGGAACTTCTCCCAGTTGCCGTCTTGTACCCATCATCAATGGCATCCTTGGAGCTGCTCCATCCTGCTGTACTAGTTGCAGGAGTAGCATGCTATTAGGTGTATGAAAAGACAACTAAGAATGAAGTTGTTCAATGTTCAAGCATAGAAAATGGTAAGAGATATAGCAAGCACTAGTGTTCACGTGAGTGATTGTCTCAGTGATGTGACAATGAGGTAAAAGATGTTAGTGAagaagggaaaaagaagaacacCTGAGCATTTAAAGCTTCTCTCCAGCTCCTAAAATCTGAAAAGAAGGGAGAAAAACAGAGCAGTTTTAGATCAACGAATGAaatagagaaaagagagaaacaaGTAATTGTTCTTGCTCACCTAAATATGCAGACCAATTACTGCAGCCATGCACAGCCAATACCCaagtaaagagaagaaacaAGGAAACACAACATGAAAAAACAAGCTTTGAAACAAAAACTCTTCTCAACTCCATCCAAAGAAGCAGAGAAACAAGAGCAGAGGGAAAGCTTAAGATCTCAATGCACAGCTCTGAATCTCACCATCTTATGCAACCTCGCCAAGAGGACAAACAGAAGGATTCAATGAGTATTTCAGAGCAAATGCTTACAGAGCTCGAGTTGTAACTTCTACTGCGACCCTGAAAACTCAGCAAGAGTAATCACTAGCCCTGCACTATCATTTCGTTTAAAGCCACCAGGCCCTTTATCACACAAACTTGAAATTACCTTTATGCTCATAAGAGTACTACTGTTTATATACAGGCACCATGGTTTTTGCATGGTTTTGCAGAGCCATTGAGAAGCCAACTGGAGGACCACATAGGAGCATTTGGGTGAACTTTTTGTGGTCCTGGATAGCTTTAGGGTTGAAGCTTGCTTGCACAATACATAGACTGGTCCCCAACCATTGATCTGATAGATCCTAATCAAAAGGAATGGTTGTACTGTGGATATTTGCCTTCAAATGCAAAAGACCCAACATATTGATGTGATTGGTCTACACTTTCAGAGTCTATAACTCATATAACCATACAAATATTGAAATACATATAAGCTAACAATATTTATACAAATTCATGAAAGATGATTCATCAGGAACTAATCCCAGACTAATAAATCTGATGCGAAAATAATCCCATATTCCTAAATCCAAAATG contains:
- the LOC120283728 gene encoding EPIDERMAL PATTERNING FACTOR-like protein 5 isoform X2; the protein is MELRRVFVSKLVFSCCVSLFLLFTWVLAVHGCSNWSAYLDFRSWREALNAQDGAAPRMPLMMGTRRQLGEVPGSYPPRCKSKCGNCTPCNPVHVPVPPGIPVIAEYYPEAWRCKCGNKLYMP
- the LOC120283728 gene encoding EPIDERMAL PATTERNING FACTOR-like protein 5 isoform X1, which translates into the protein MELRRVFVSKLVFSCCVSLFLLFTWVLAVHGCSNWSAYLDFRSWREALNAQQDGAAPRMPLMMGTRRQLGEVPGSYPPRCKSKCGNCTPCNPVHVPVPPGIPVIAEYYPEAWRCKCGNKLYMP